CTTCCAGATAGAACAGCGGGGCCGGGACATTCAGGAGAAAGCTTTGCAGGAATTCCAGGGCTTTGTCACAAAACTTCAGCAAAAAGGCATACAGGTGATCACCGTTAAAGATACCTTGCACCCACATACGCCCGACTCTATTTTCCCTAATAACTGGGTGAGTTTTCACCGTGATGGTAACGTAGTACTTTACCCGATGTTCGCGCCAAACCGCCGGGTAGAAAGACGTTCGGACATCCTTGATACATTACAGTCCCACGGATTCCGCATCAATAAAGTTGATGACTGGTCCTCGCATGAGAAAAACGAGAAGTTCCTGGAAGGTACCGGAAGCATGATTTTCGACCATGACCATAAAATTGCCTACGGCTCGGTTTCCCTACGCTTGGATGAGCATCTTTTCAAAAAATTTTGCGAGGCCTATCATTTCCGGCCAGTCATTTTTCATTCATTCCAAAATGCTAACGGCGAGCGGCTACCGATCTATCACACCAATGTGATGATGTGCGTCGCAGACCGCTTTGTAGTGATTTGCCTAGATTGTATTGATAATGAACTTGAGCGTGAAAAAGTACAGGAAACCATCAAATCTACCGGAAAAGAAATCATTGAAATCTCCGAAGACCAATTACAGCAGTTTGCGGGTAACATGCTTCAGGTAAAGAATACCACTGGAGAAAAATTCCTGATAATGAGCCAAACCGCGTATCAGTCGCTAAAACCAACGCAGGTACAAGCCATTGAAAAACACTGCGAAATCATCTCTGCAGACCTTCATACGATCGAAACAAACGGCGGCGGCAGCGCCAGATGTATGCTTGCAGAAGTTTTTTTGCCGAAAAATTAAATCCTTATCCCTATCGAACTTAAAAATCCACCGCTTCTGGCAGTGGATTTTTTTATGGATTGTAAATGAAGCGAGACACTATCTGGTCCGTGATTTTACATCGCTGCTGGCATCATTGATATCCCGAACTTTTTTCACTTTCTTGTTACCGAAATTGTACACGATGCTGGCACCTACACTCTGCCGGTACATATCATTCCTGATAGCGTTGTAATTACCATTATCCTGAACATCGGTTATTTCAATTATGTTGGTACGCAACACATCATTTACACTTAGGGTGAAAGTCCAGTCATTCCATATTTTTTTAATGTTGAAGTCAAGGCTCATCAAATCCTTTAACAGTCCGAGTTCGATCTGCTGTTGATCCACATAAAAATAGCTTACCCCCAGAAACCAAGTCTTCTTACTGTCAAGCCGAACCGAATTATTGGTTTGGATAAACAGGCTGGTGGATTTTGTATCATTTACATACGCTACGAACTGTCCGTCAGCACTCAGAAAGCGGTCGCCAGTCGTTGGGTCCACCGCCAGACTTCCTTTATTGATATTATGCTGCACACCGATATTGAAATTAAGCGATAGCGCCTGCTTGAAGAAGGCTTTATTGATTCCCAAAGCCGCCGACATCTCTTGTTTTGTGCCGAAATTGGTACGGATATACCTCAACTGATTCACGGTACCGACAGTTCCATCGGGACTGACAGGGAAACCCTGCAATGGCACCTGGGTAAGAACATCCTTGAACAAAGAGTGATTGAGTATCACGAAATAAGAGTTCTTGTACATATACGTCAGCTCCTGGTTATAGGTCTCCGAAGCTTTTACAAAAGGGTTGTTCTGCGTATAATTATATTCCGTAAGCAAATTCTTAACGGGATTCAGTTCCCAGAAACTCGGT
This DNA window, taken from Chryseobacterium sp. 6424, encodes the following:
- the ctlX gene encoding citrulline utilization hydrolase CtlX, yielding MQTTDTVLMIEPVAFGYNAQTAANNYFQIEQRGRDIQEKALQEFQGFVTKLQQKGIQVITVKDTLHPHTPDSIFPNNWVSFHRDGNVVLYPMFAPNRRVERRSDILDTLQSHGFRINKVDDWSSHEKNEKFLEGTGSMIFDHDHKIAYGSVSLRLDEHLFKKFCEAYHFRPVIFHSFQNANGERLPIYHTNVMMCVADRFVVICLDCIDNELEREKVQETIKSTGKEIIEISEDQLQQFAGNMLQVKNTTGEKFLIMSQTAYQSLKPTQVQAIEKHCEIISADLHTIETNGGGSARCMLAEVFLPKN